TTGTTCTTTTCTCTTTGTAGCAACCAAGTCAGCTAAAAGAGACTGAGATAATTTTTTCATGGTGAAATCCTTTCTTTAATGTGTGTATTTTAATAGTTATACAATACGATGTTAGTTTAAGTAACAAAACTACATTTGCTGATTATTGATTTTAACGTATTTATAGTAACATAAGATTGGGAAGGGTGCAAGAGGGGGATGAGAAAAGAATGAAAATGTTATGATAAATAACACGATTCGGAAAAGAAGAGAAAAAAGTAAGGTGAAATTTTGTTACTGAGAAATATGCGAAAAATTGAAATATGTTATGGTTGTGAAGTGGGATGGGTTTGGAAAAAGTGTAAAAAAGAAACTTGAGAATGCAATGAAAAAGAAATATAATTAATAAGAAAAGGAGAAGAAATATGAATGAAAAAATAAATATTAAAAAGACTGCAAAAAGAATATCTGAATTAAAGAGAAAGAATGGATTGAAAAATTGTGATATTGCTAAAGCATTATGTATTTCGGAAAGTGCGGTTAAAAATTATATGAGTGGAAGAACGATTCCGCCAATTGAGAGGTTGTATGCAATGGCTGAATTGTTTGGAGTGAAAAGTATCGAAGAAATAATTGTATTTGAATGAAAGGTGATAAAATGATTGGATCTTGTGAATTAAGAGAAAAAATGAAAACATGTTTGAGTAATGACATAGAGGTATTTACTACAAAAGGATTAAAAGAATGGTTGAAAGAGCAAGGATGTACATATAATGTAGACTATGAGGTAAATGCATTTAGTAATGCTATAACATATTTGATAAAAAAACATTATATTCTTCCTACAGGAGAAAAAGGAAAATATAAAGTGGTAAAAAAAGAAAAAGAGAAAGAAAAAGTAAATTGTAATAATATAGATGAACAAAATGAAGAAAAAAAGAGTAAAGATGAATATGTTCCAGAAAAAGCATTGGAGGAAATGCGAAGAAAAATCAAAGAATATATTGCAAATGAATGTAAAGAGCTAGAAGAAATTTTAGATTCCGAAAAACCATCTGTATATGGAAAAAATAAAAAAACATATAATGATATTCTGGAGTTGATAACATATTTACAAAATTTTAAGTTCTCGGTAGAAAAGTAGCTTAACTTTTTTTGTAAAAATTCACCAGAGCGAAAGCTGACGGCAGATCAGATTACAGTTGTGGAAAGTTCGCAAGATTTATTTGCTGATAATTCACTTGATGAGTTGATTTCATTTGAAAGTCAATTATATGATGATATGACATTTGCAATTTGTCATCCGGTAGGAAAAAAGATTTTTGAAATTATTAAAGAATGGAAGAATTTTATAAGTTTTGATGCAGATACATATTATCATGCTAGAAGAATTGAAACAGGTCAGGCACTGCTCTTAGATCAGGAAATGCTGAAAGCTCCACTTAATATATCTTCACATGGTCGATATAATGCAATTGGGAAAAGTTGTTATTATATAGCGGAAACGAGAGCGGGAGCATTAGCTAAAATTACCAAGCACTGTGGGGAAAAGAAAATTAGTCTCCAAGTGGTCGGACTTCAGCCTGTTAAAAAAGAGAGAATTATTGATTTGTCTGGTGAAGTTAAAGGTAATAATCGTTTTATAGAACATTTGCGTTTCATAGTGGAAAATGAAGAGGAGAAAATTGTGAAAAAGTATCTGCTTCCTAATTTTGTGGCGTCATGTTGTAAAAAAATTGGAATTGAAGGTATTAAATACAGAAGCACAGGGTATAATTGCTGTGTTTTGTGGAAAGACGATTACTTTGAATTTGTAGAGGGGAGTAGAAAAATTATAGCAAATGAGAGGGTTTATACAAGGGATATTTTAAAGAAAAATTAAAAAGAAGGAGTATGTGATAAAATATTATCGTCATGTAAGTAAAAATGAGAAGATCTAAAGAGATTATAACACAAGCTATTAGGCTGATAATTTTGATAAGTATAATTTTATTTTTCCTTCAAAGTAATATTTGTAAAACGATTCGAAGTGCTTTTTCTACATATATTTTTAGTTTTCATGGAAAATGCGAAACAATTAGTAACATTTTCATTGGAATTTTAAGTAGTGGAATATTATTGATATTTAGTGAAATTATAAATTATTTTCAGGATAAAAGAAGAATAGAAATTGAAATTCTGAAGTTATATCATAAATGGGAAACGGAATTATCAATAATAGATGGAATTGGTATGGAAATAGATGGATATATTAAATATATTCCGATGGAAGTAATTGATTTTGGAAAATTGGTAGAGAAAGTGTATAATGAGTATTCTCCATATATTAAGAAGGGAAAATATTTTGAATTGATTGGAGCATTATTTCGATATACTGATAGAATTCAAGAATATGTCGGAAAAATCAGATACAAAGAAAATGCCATAAAATACTTGCAAAAATGTAAAGAGCAATTAAAAGTTTTGAAAATGAGAAATACAGATGAAATGTCTTGTAAGCAACTAAAAAGTGATATTAAATGGTGTGAAAAGAAAATCCTAGAATTGGAAGAGGAAGATCTTGATATAGAATATATGGAAAGAAAAATCGATGAAGCAAGAAACGAGGTCGTTAATAATAATGAAGTAGCAAAATCACTTTTTTTTGAGTATAAGTTTAAATGCTTGAATAAGAGGGAAAAAGAGGACGAAGAGGATAAACGAAGACGTCAAGTGAAATTGGCAGAGAACGAAGCAAGAAGAAAAGCAAAACAGATGTATATGGAACATATTAGAGACAAGGATTAGCAAATGGAATATGCGATTGTTGTAGGGGAGTATTCGTGTTACAATACAAGTATATTTTAGGGAAAGGTAAGAAGAAAAATGGCAGAATCACTGTTAGAGATTTATAATCAGATTAGTATTCAACAATATAAAACAGATATGGGATTTAAGTCATTGGTAGAAGGAGTACAAGATAATATTTTTGTGATTCCAGAATATCAAAGAAAATATCGTTGGACAAAAGAACAGGTTGAGGAATTGGCAACTTCTTTGATTCGTGATTTGCCGATTCCTCCAATTTATACATTTCGAAATGAATTGGGACAGTTAGAAATTTTGGATGGTCAACAGAGAGTGATGAGCCTTTTCTTTTATTTTATTGGAAAGTTCTTCAAAAGTCCGAAGGAGTCGGTGTTTGACTACAGTGACTTAAATGTAAGAAATGATTGTAAGTTTGAAGAAGCATTGGAAGAAAAATATGATAATATAGTTCCAACTCAGTTTTTTATGACACTAAACGGAGAAAAATATGATATTAGCTACGAAACGCTTCCAGTGATGCTTAAAAGAAAGATTGATTATAGATCGATATCGGTAATTGAAATTAAAATAGCAGAAATTGAAAAGAGAGATGTGACCTTACATAAAATTTTTACCAATTTAAATAATGGCGGGACAAGACTATCCAATCAAGAATTGAGGAATGGAATTTATCCATGTGAATTCAGCCGAATGATTAATTCTCTGAATAAGCAAAATAAAAATTGGAGAAAATTGTATGGCAGAATTGATGAAGAGTGTAAGGATATAGAATTTTTATATCGTTTTTGTGCTATGAAGAAATATGTAGAATATGATGGAATTAATTTTAGGGTAAATAATTATAAAAATTCCATTAATAAATTGATTGATTGTTTCG
This Ruminococcus hominis DNA region includes the following protein-coding sequences:
- a CDS encoding helix-turn-helix domain-containing protein, encoding MNEKINIKKTAKRISELKRKNGLKNCDIAKALCISESAVKNYMSGRTIPPIERLYAMAELFGVKSIEEIIVFE
- a CDS encoding RES domain-containing protein; the protein is MESSQDLFADNSLDELISFESQLYDDMTFAICHPVGKKIFEIIKEWKNFISFDADTYYHARRIETGQALLLDQEMLKAPLNISSHGRYNAIGKSCYYIAETRAGALAKITKHCGEKKISLQVVGLQPVKKERIIDLSGEVKGNNRFIEHLRFIVENEEEKIVKKYLLPNFVASCCKKIGIEGIKYRSTGYNCCVLWKDDYFEFVEGSRKIIANERVYTRDILKKN
- a CDS encoding DUF262 domain-containing protein, yielding MAESLLEIYNQISIQQYKTDMGFKSLVEGVQDNIFVIPEYQRKYRWTKEQVEELATSLIRDLPIPPIYTFRNELGQLEILDGQQRVMSLFFYFIGKFFKSPKESVFDYSDLNVRNDCKFEEALEEKYDNIVPTQFFMTLNGEKYDISYETLPVMLKRKIDYRSISVIEIKIAEIEKRDVTLHKIFTNLNNGGTRLSNQELRNGIYPCEFSRMINSLNKQNKNWRKLYGRIDEECKDIEFLYRFCAMKKYVEYDGINFRVNNYKNSINKLIDCFAEAAYDFEYEEVMGYQRSLKTFIDLLEISKKYFSKTFLLEGLFVVWAKTSIGQIKFTDEICSKIEKDKKIKETQQGGTVSITNMNKRWKRIYEILSNDAE